A segment of the Phycisphaeraceae bacterium genome:
CGATGTCGTCGGGGCTGGTGAGGGGCGTGGTTTTGTAGCCGAGTTCGTGGAGCGTGGATTCGCTGAAGAACTGGTAGGAGATCGGCGATGTTCCATTGTCGGTGCGGGCGAAATCGCGGAGGTGGAGGAGGCGTTCAACAAGTTGATCAGCGGCATCGTCGCCTTTGCCGATGAAGTTTTTCCATGTGCCGACGCGTTTGAGATAGACGGAGTGAATATCGCGGAAGTTGCGAGGATCGAGTTGGTGTGGCATGACGATGGGAAGATCGTCGTTGGGCCAGCCGAGTGTGGAGAGGGGCCAGAGTGCAGAGGAGAACCATGTGTCGAGGACGTCGGGGTCCTGTGTGAAGCCGTTGTCAATGAATCGTTGTTCGATGTTTTGATCGTTGGGCGCGATACAGACTTGGACGGTTGTCGTCAGTGAGTTTCTCTCGGCTTTGGCAAATCTGGTGACGTGGATCAGTTCGTGCTGTGCATCATCAAGGAACTGGAACTTGACAGGAACCCCGTCGATTTGTTCCGTTTGACTTGGGTTGGCGCCTGTTGTGATGGGTTGTGTGGTAGAGGAGGTCCACACCGGGATTTGATGTCCCCACCAGAGTTGGCGGCTGATGCACCAGTCGCGGAGGTTGTCGTGCCAGGACTCGTAGGTTTTGGCGTAGCGGGCGGGGTAAAACGTGAGGGAGCCATCGGATGGTGATGACGCGGGATTAGAGTCGGGCCAGTGATTGAGGCTTTCGGTGGTTCGTTGGTCGATGGGGAGGGCGCGCTGTGCCTGGCCTCGGAGTTGGTCGTCGGAGACTTTGACGTACCACTGATCGGAGAGGTAGGGTTCGATGGCGGCGTGGCTGCGATAGCTGTGACCGACGCTGTGGGTGTAGGGCTTGATGCCTTCGAGAAGGGCTCGGACCTGGAATTCCTTGATGACGAGCTTTCGGGCGTCTTCGCGCGATTTCCCGACGAAGATGTGTCCGCCTTCGTTGCGTGCGGCGCGGTCCCAGCCGTGCGATTCGGAGATGCTGGCGTCGGGTGCCATGACGTTGATGGCTTCGAGGTTGTGTCGGCGGCCGAGTTCGTAGTCGTTGGGATCGTGAGCAGGCGTGACCTTGAGGAAGCCGGTGGCGAAGTGGGCTTTTGGATCAGGGGCTTGGTCGTCGGGCTCGCGCTCGGGCTGCCATGGGAAGCGGGCGGGCATGACAACATAGTCGTCGGTGACGATGGGGATGATGCGGCCGATGATGGGGAGCTGGACCATGAGGCCTCGCAGCGCGGGGGCGCGCGGGTCGGCGGGGTTGAGCGCGACAGCGGTGTCGCCGATGTAGGTTTCGGGTCGCGTGGTTGCGACGGTAACCCATGCGGGATCATCTTCGGGATACTGGTCGGCAGAGGGAAAGCCGCGCGCGGCGAGTTCGGACCATGTGACTTCCTGCGCGTCCTTGGGGTCGTCGGGATTGGTGGGCGGATGGACGAGCGGATAGCGCAAGTAGTAGAATGAGCCCTGGACCTCGGTCATTTCGACTTCGTCGTCGGCCAGCGCGGTCTGTGTGACGGGGTCCCAGTTGACCAGGCGTTTTCCGCGATAGATCAGCCCTTCCTGGAAGAGGCGAAAGAAGGCTTCGCGCACGGCCCGAGCGCATATGGGGTCCATTGTGAAACGCTGGCGATCCCAGTCGCAGCTGCACCCAAGGGCTTTGAGTTGGTCGGTGATGCGCTGTTCGTACTCGTCTTTAAAGGTCTGGATCCTGGCGACGAATTCGTTGCGCGGGAAATCGGTGCGGCGTTTTCCTTCTTCAGCCAGAACACGCTTTTCGACGACGGTCTGTGTGGCGATACCGGCGTGGTCGGTGCCCGGCATCCAGAGGGTCTCGTATCCCTTCATACGGTGAACGCGAGCAAGCACGTCCTGGAGCGAATTGTTCAGGGCGTGCCCGAGGTGCAGAGCAGCGGTGACATTGGGTGGTGGAATGAGGATGGTGTAGGGTGTTGCGCCTGCAAACAGAACGCGGGCAGGGTCGGCTGCGAAGGAACGGTGACGAACCCATTTTTGCCAGATTCGAGGCTCGTGCTCCTCGGGGCGATAGGCTTTGGTGAGGGAAGGGCTCGACATGGGCTGGGCGTTTCCGAATATGGGACGTGGCGGCGAGTGGCTTGGGATGTGAGTCTACGCGGGCCGATAGAGTCTTGGTAAGGGTGGCAGCGATGCGAAACGCGGGCAGCGGGACAGCGAGATTTCAACGTGGGCTTGCGAGGCCTGGGGTGCTTGCGGTGTGCGCTGTCGCGGTGATCAGCGGATATGGCGTGCTGGTGTGGAAGATTGGGCCGACGGTGTTTCCGGGTCGGTTCGAGCGATCGATACAGGCGCCAACGGTAGCTGTGACTGTTGGAATTGCGGAACTGCGGGCTGTCGAGGCAATTCTGGAGACAGTTCAGGCGGCGGTGAGTGCTGGGGAGTTGTCCAAAGCGCGGACAGTGCTGGTCGCTGCGGTGAAGCAGTTTCCGGGCGATCAGACTTTGAGGCTCGCACTGGGTGACCTGTATCTGAATCTGAGCCGCCCGGAAGATGAACTCAAGAAGTCGGAGAAGTTGACAGACGAGCAGCGTGAGTTTGTGCGGTTGTCATACGCGGAATATCAGTCGGCGCTGGCGATTGGGCCTCGAACGCCAGAGATCGAGTTCACGGCGGGGAATCTTGCTCGCGAGCTCGATGATCTTGAATCGGCGGCTTTGCACTTTTCGGCGGCCATGGCGGGAGACCGCACGGTTGCGGCGTATCCATTGCATCTTGCGCAGGTGCATCTGAAGAAGCAGGAGTTTGAGAACGCCAAGGCGATGCTGGTGATGTCGATAGCGCTTGATGCGGATCAGGCGGTTGCGTGGGGCATGATGGCGGAGATTGCGCTGACTCAGGGCTCGCCTCGAATAGCGCTCGAGCAGATTGCGCGGGCGATCGCACTCGATGGGCGCGAGTCGGCGTATCCGATCATCCAGGCGCGTGCGCACAATCGATTGATGGAGCCAGCCGAAGCGATTCGGGCATTGGCTGGGCTGTCCAGAGACGTGAGGCACTCTGGAACGGTGCTTCGACTTGCGGGGCAGTCGTATGGGCTGATGCGACAGCCGGAGCAGGCTTTGGCGTTGTATGAGGAAGCACTGGCGGCCGGTGCGGGCGGTGACTTTCAGATCGTCTATGAAGCGGCGGAGTGGGCGGAACGGGCTGGAAACACTGCGCGCGCGATGCAATTGGCACGACAGGGGAGCATGGCGGGTCATCAGGCGTCGGAGCGGTTGTACGCGAGGTTGCGTTCGGCGGAAGATAGGCCTGAGAGAATACCTTGAGAGGCAAGGGGACTACACTTGCCGGTTCGTCGCTGCGGGTCGGGGGCGCGTCCTGGCGCAGCGGCACATTAACGCGCGGAGAGCATCATGGCAGAAGCAACAATTGAGACGAAGGTGCAGGTTGAAGACGCAGGTCCGTGTCGCAAGAAACTCACAATCGAGATTCCTGCGGATGTGGTGACGGAGAAGCTGACCGATGCGCTGGACACACTGGCGGTCGAAGCGGCAATGCCGGGGTTTCGCAAGGGGCATGCGCCCAAGAGGCTGATCGAGAAGCGCTTTGGCGAGACGGTGCGCCATGAGGCCAAGAATCAGTTGATTGCGACGGCGTTTCAACAAGCGCTTGATGAGCACAAGTTGAAGATCGTCGGTGAACCGTTTTCGGATTCGATGGACAAGGTTGTTGTTGAGAGCGGCAAGCCTCTGGTTTTTGAGGTGAGTGTGGAAGTCATGCCCGAGTTCGAGTTGCCGAAACTTGATGGGCTGAAGGTCCGCAAGCCGATTCCGGAAGTTTCCGAAGCGATGGTTGATGGCGAGATTCAGAAGATCCTCATCAACGAGGGCGAACTGCAGGAACGCGAAACCGCGGAGGCTGGCGACTACCTGACCGGCCACGGTGTTATGAAGGCTGGAGACCAGGAGATTCACAACATCGAGGGGGCGGTGGTGCAGGTTCCGACGGCGGACAAGCAGGGCAAGGGCATGATTCTCGGTGTGATGGTGGAAGATTTCGCGAAGCAGTTGGGCCTGCCGAAGCCGGGGGAGACGGTGACGGTGCGTGCCAAGGGCCCCGAAAATCACGAGATCGAGGATGTGCGTGGAAAGGATCTGACGATTACGTTCAGAGTTGATCGAGTCGATCGCATCATTGCGGCCTCGAAGGAGGACGTGGTGTCGCGCTATGGCCTGTCGAACGTGGATCAGTTGCATGATATGGTCAAGTCGAAACTCAACGAGCGTGCGTTGGTGAATCAGGCCACAGTGATGCGTCAGCAGGTTGCACGGCATCTGATGACGAACACGACTTTTGATCTGCCAGAGCGTCTTACG
Coding sequences within it:
- a CDS encoding valine--tRNA ligase — protein: MSSPSLTKAYRPEEHEPRIWQKWVRHRSFAADPARVLFAGATPYTILIPPPNVTAALHLGHALNNSLQDVLARVHRMKGYETLWMPGTDHAGIATQTVVEKRVLAEEGKRRTDFPRNEFVARIQTFKDEYEQRITDQLKALGCSCDWDRQRFTMDPICARAVREAFFRLFQEGLIYRGKRLVNWDPVTQTALADDEVEMTEVQGSFYYLRYPLVHPPTNPDDPKDAQEVTWSELAARGFPSADQYPEDDPAWVTVATTRPETYIGDTAVALNPADPRAPALRGLMVQLPIIGRIIPIVTDDYVVMPARFPWQPEREPDDQAPDPKAHFATGFLKVTPAHDPNDYELGRRHNLEAINVMAPDASISESHGWDRAARNEGGHIFVGKSREDARKLVIKEFQVRALLEGIKPYTHSVGHSYRSHAAIEPYLSDQWYVKVSDDQLRGQAQRALPIDQRTTESLNHWPDSNPASSPSDGSLTFYPARYAKTYESWHDNLRDWCISRQLWWGHQIPVWTSSTTQPITTGANPSQTEQIDGVPVKFQFLDDAQHELIHVTRFAKAERNSLTTTVQVCIAPNDQNIEQRFIDNGFTQDPDVLDTWFSSALWPLSTLGWPNDDLPIVMPHQLDPRNFRDIHSVYLKRVGTWKNFIGKGDDAADQLVERLLHLRDFARTDNGTSPISYQFFSESTLHELGYKTTPLTSPDDIATATDLVCAVGLRTTEPVQTAPFGPIDLRHLLLSHNFVNTAGLLAAFNPTNVLCTAREIITLWVSRMVMFNRFFLDDSAGSPPFRDVFIHAMIQDGEGRKMSKSLGNGVDPLDIIHSHGADAMRFTLVQMTTQTQDVRMPVERDPQSNRNTSPKFDIGRNFCNKLWNAARFALSNLETTDSTSPTNTPIDPASLSLADRWMLARVAQTLREVDAALASYQFSTYAQLMYDLLWRDFCDWYLEAIKPTIRESAAQQACLRATLDSILRMLHPITPFITEAIYEQVSTLRTAPITALDLGETVEDAVLCTSAWPQADDALLDLAAVSQFDRLRELVTTIREVRSQHSVQPKRRVTLHLDSSLAADFTSAASLLEVLAGLDSITPDAPSSPAVPFTFDGRELHLSNLADSVDTAAEHERLTKQRVDLEKSVTALTTRLSNPGYADRAPAHLVEQTRAQLARAQADLDAVLQSLERLA
- a CDS encoding tetratricopeptide repeat protein; protein product: MRNAGSGTARFQRGLARPGVLAVCAVAVISGYGVLVWKIGPTVFPGRFERSIQAPTVAVTVGIAELRAVEAILETVQAAVSAGELSKARTVLVAAVKQFPGDQTLRLALGDLYLNLSRPEDELKKSEKLTDEQREFVRLSYAEYQSALAIGPRTPEIEFTAGNLARELDDLESAALHFSAAMAGDRTVAAYPLHLAQVHLKKQEFENAKAMLVMSIALDADQAVAWGMMAEIALTQGSPRIALEQIARAIALDGRESAYPIIQARAHNRLMEPAEAIRALAGLSRDVRHSGTVLRLAGQSYGLMRQPEQALALYEEALAAGAGGDFQIVYEAAEWAERAGNTARAMQLARQGSMAGHQASERLYARLRSAEDRPERIP
- the tig gene encoding trigger factor, which codes for MAEATIETKVQVEDAGPCRKKLTIEIPADVVTEKLTDALDTLAVEAAMPGFRKGHAPKRLIEKRFGETVRHEAKNQLIATAFQQALDEHKLKIVGEPFSDSMDKVVVESGKPLVFEVSVEVMPEFELPKLDGLKVRKPIPEVSEAMVDGEIQKILINEGELQERETAEAGDYLTGHGVMKAGDQEIHNIEGAVVQVPTADKQGKGMILGVMVEDFAKQLGLPKPGETVTVRAKGPENHEIEDVRGKDLTITFRVDRVDRIIAASKEDVVSRYGLSNVDQLHDMVKSKLNERALVNQATVMRQQVARHLMTNTTFDLPERLTAVQSLRLLERRRMELMYRGVQPLQIEEHIAELRAASAEAAARELKLFFILSKVGDDLDVRVEESEINGRIARLAMERGERPEKMRQELIRSRQVGVIYQQIREHKTLDAILAKAEFEEMSAEDFNAAMKAEMSGAV